In the genome of Microbacterium endophyticum, one region contains:
- a CDS encoding thymidine kinase — MAKLYFRYGAMNSGKSTALLQAAYNYEERGQRVLLAKPEIDTKDADRISSRLGVSREVDFLIRPGDDVRELFRDNRHDGVACLLIDEAQFLTPAQVDDLLRIVVLEGVPALAYGIRTDFRTEAFPGSRRLMELAHSLEELKTICRCGRKALFNARLVAGRFVFDGDQVAIDQLTADSVTYESMCAECYLTESGGRLAV; from the coding sequence GTGGCCAAACTCTATTTCCGCTACGGCGCGATGAATTCGGGCAAGTCCACGGCGCTTCTGCAGGCTGCCTATAACTACGAGGAGCGAGGGCAGCGAGTGCTGCTCGCGAAGCCTGAAATCGATACGAAAGATGCTGACCGCATCTCGAGCCGGCTCGGTGTGTCGAGAGAGGTCGACTTTCTCATCCGGCCCGGCGATGATGTTCGCGAGCTCTTTCGAGACAATCGACACGATGGTGTGGCATGCCTTTTGATCGATGAAGCGCAGTTCCTCACGCCTGCGCAGGTGGACGATCTTTTGCGCATCGTCGTCTTGGAGGGCGTTCCGGCGTTGGCGTACGGCATCCGCACCGATTTTCGTACGGAAGCGTTTCCGGGCTCCCGCCGGCTGATGGAGCTCGCGCACAGTTTGGAAGAACTCAAGACCATTTGTCGCTGTGGGCGGAAGGCTCTGTTCAACGCGCGGCTCGTCGCCGGGCGGTTTGTCTTCGACGGCGACCAAGTCGCGATCGACCAGCTCACGGCCGACAGCGTTACCTATGAGTCAATGTGTGCCGAGTGCTACCTGACTGAATCGGGCGGGCGACTCGCCGTCTGA
- a CDS encoding FadR/GntR family transcriptional regulator — MEEDVPTRAWRSVLETIESQLLEGLLAPGDRLPSERELAAKLGVGRSSVREAFRVLEVLGLIHTATGSGPSAGAIIIATPRGGMAALLRLQVAAQGFPLEDVVATRLMLEASVVETLANDPGRELETAREILDAMDATTLERSEFVALDARLHVALAEATGNVVVSAMMAGLRSAIESYVQAGAAALPDWDEASTNLRHEHREIVAAIDAGDAASAKTLVHDHITGYYAGVTRDIL, encoded by the coding sequence ATCGAAGAAGATGTGCCCACGCGGGCGTGGCGTTCAGTTCTTGAAACGATCGAATCCCAATTGCTCGAGGGCCTCCTTGCTCCTGGAGATCGGTTGCCGTCGGAGCGTGAGCTGGCGGCGAAACTGGGTGTCGGTCGCTCGAGCGTTCGTGAGGCTTTCCGGGTGCTCGAGGTACTCGGACTCATCCACACCGCAACGGGGAGCGGTCCTTCCGCCGGCGCGATTATCATTGCCACCCCGCGAGGTGGAATGGCCGCGCTTCTTCGCCTGCAGGTTGCGGCTCAAGGTTTTCCGCTTGAAGATGTCGTGGCGACGCGGCTCATGCTTGAAGCATCCGTCGTCGAAACTCTCGCCAACGACCCTGGGCGCGAGCTTGAGACAGCTCGAGAGATTCTCGACGCGATGGATGCGACGACTCTCGAGCGCAGCGAGTTCGTGGCGCTTGATGCGCGCCTTCATGTGGCGCTTGCAGAGGCTACCGGCAATGTCGTCGTCTCGGCGATGATGGCGGGCCTGCGGTCGGCCATCGAGTCTTACGTTCAAGCTGGGGCCGCGGCGCTACCCGATTGGGATGAAGCGTCGACGAACCTGCGCCATGAGCACCGCGAGATTGTTGCCGCCATCGACGCCGGCGACGCGGCATCCGCTAAAACTCTCGTGCACGATCACATCACCGGCTACTACGCGGGCGTCACACGCGACATTCTTTAG
- a CDS encoding aspartate-semialdehyde dehydrogenase has protein sequence MTRIADSGLSVAVVGATGQVGKVMREILLERNFPIGELRLFATARSAGTSIDFGGHSVIVEDIATADPAGIDIALFSAGATGSRAHAPRFAAAGATVIDNSSAWRMDPEVPLVVSEVNPHAIDEAHRGIIANPNCTTMAAMPVIKALHAEAGLERLIVSTYQAVSGSGLAGAQELLGQVEGVLAQNNTLALVHDGSAVDFPQPEKYIAPIAFDVIPFAGNLVDDGFNETDEEKKLRNESRKILELPDLRVAGTCVRVPVFTGHSLSINVEFAREITPARAREVLSSAPGVVLEEVPTPLQAAGTDPSYVGRIRADQSAPEGRGLVLFISNDNLRKGAALNAVQIAELVSARITAAA, from the coding sequence ATGACCCGCATCGCAGATTCAGGACTCTCCGTCGCCGTTGTCGGCGCCACCGGCCAGGTCGGCAAAGTGATGCGCGAGATTCTCCTCGAGCGCAACTTTCCGATTGGTGAGCTGCGGTTGTTCGCGACAGCTCGTTCTGCTGGAACCTCGATCGACTTCGGTGGACACAGCGTGATTGTGGAGGATATTGCCACTGCTGACCCCGCTGGAATCGACATTGCGCTCTTTTCGGCGGGCGCGACAGGTAGCCGTGCTCACGCTCCGCGGTTCGCGGCGGCGGGCGCGACGGTCATTGATAACTCGAGCGCGTGGCGCATGGACCCCGAGGTTCCGCTCGTGGTTAGCGAAGTAAATCCCCACGCAATCGACGAAGCGCACAGGGGCATCATTGCCAACCCGAACTGCACGACGATGGCTGCGATGCCGGTCATCAAGGCTCTGCATGCCGAAGCGGGCCTTGAGCGTCTCATCGTCAGTACCTACCAGGCGGTGAGCGGTTCCGGCCTCGCCGGTGCTCAAGAGCTTCTGGGTCAGGTCGAGGGAGTACTCGCGCAAAACAACACCCTTGCTCTGGTCCACGATGGTTCGGCTGTCGATTTTCCGCAGCCAGAAAAGTACATTGCCCCGATCGCGTTCGACGTCATTCCGTTTGCCGGCAACCTTGTCGATGACGGCTTCAACGAGACCGACGAAGAGAAGAAACTCCGCAACGAGAGTCGCAAGATTCTCGAGCTTCCGGACCTCCGGGTGGCAGGCACATGTGTACGTGTTCCCGTGTTCACCGGACACTCTCTGAGCATCAACGTGGAGTTTGCTCGCGAGATCACTCCCGCCCGTGCGCGCGAGGTGCTGTCTTCGGCGCCGGGTGTTGTTCTCGAAGAAGTGCCCACGCCGCTGCAAGCAGCCGGTACGGACCCGAGCTACGTCGGTCGTATTCGTGCGGATCAGTCAGCTCCCGAGGGTCGCGGGCTGGTGCTTTTCATCAGCAATGACAACCTGCGAAAGGGCGCTGCCCTCAACGCGGTGCAGATTGCCGAATTGGTTTCCGCGCGCATCACTGCAGCCGCCTGA
- a CDS encoding alpha-hydroxy acid oxidase, translated as MVSRQLPKVPELLELMQFKKPELNAKKRRLDQALTIADLRKIAKRRTPKAAFDYTDGAAEGEISLARARQAFEDVEFHPGILRPAPDVDTSTTILGGPSALPFGIAPTGFTRLMQTEGESAGAAAAAAAGIPFTLSTLGTTSIENVKKANPHGRNWFQLYVMRDRDISYALVKRAAEAGFDTLQFTVDTPVAGARLRDKRNGFSIPPQLTVGTIVNAIPRPWWWIDFLTTPKLEFASLSTTGGTVGELLNAAMDPTISYDDLEVIRDMWPGKIVIKGVQNLEDSKRLIDSGVDGIILSNHGGRQLDRAPIPFRLLPEVVREVGRDATVMVDTGIMNGADIVASIALGAKFTLIGRAYLYGLMAGGREGVDKTISILRSEIERTMRLLGVSSLEELQPSHVTQLMRLVPVSDAARSAAKA; from the coding sequence ATGGTTTCCCGACAGCTCCCGAAAGTTCCGGAGCTTCTTGAACTGATGCAGTTCAAAAAGCCGGAGCTGAACGCGAAAAAGCGACGACTTGATCAGGCGCTGACGATCGCTGATCTTCGAAAGATCGCGAAGCGCCGCACTCCGAAAGCGGCTTTTGACTACACGGATGGCGCCGCCGAGGGTGAAATCTCACTAGCGCGTGCGCGTCAGGCGTTTGAAGATGTCGAGTTTCATCCCGGCATTTTGCGCCCTGCACCTGATGTTGACACTTCTACGACGATTCTTGGCGGCCCGAGCGCCCTGCCATTCGGAATTGCCCCCACCGGGTTTACCCGCCTCATGCAGACCGAAGGCGAGAGCGCGGGGGCCGCCGCCGCGGCCGCGGCGGGAATTCCCTTCACGCTTTCAACGCTCGGGACTACTTCGATCGAGAACGTCAAGAAGGCTAATCCGCACGGGCGTAATTGGTTTCAGCTTTACGTCATGCGTGATCGGGACATCTCATACGCCCTCGTGAAGCGAGCGGCCGAGGCGGGCTTCGATACTCTGCAATTCACGGTCGACACACCCGTTGCGGGCGCGCGCCTGCGCGACAAACGCAACGGATTTTCAATTCCGCCGCAGCTAACCGTCGGCACCATCGTCAATGCGATTCCGCGCCCGTGGTGGTGGATCGACTTCCTCACGACACCGAAGCTTGAGTTCGCGTCGCTGTCCACGACCGGCGGCACGGTGGGGGAGTTGCTTAACGCCGCTATGGACCCGACCATCAGCTATGACGATCTTGAGGTCATTCGCGACATGTGGCCGGGAAAGATCGTCATCAAGGGTGTTCAAAATCTGGAGGATTCGAAGCGGCTCATCGACTCCGGGGTGGACGGGATCATTCTGTCGAACCACGGCGGGCGGCAACTTGATCGAGCGCCCATCCCGTTCCGACTATTGCCGGAGGTCGTTCGCGAAGTCGGACGGGATGCGACAGTGATGGTCGATACCGGCATCATGAACGGTGCCGACATTGTGGCATCCATCGCTCTCGGCGCAAAGTTCACACTGATTGGGCGCGCGTACCTTTATGGCTTGATGGCCGGCGGTCGAGAAGGTGTGGATAAAACCATCTCTATCCTCCGCAGTGAGATCGAGCGCACGATGCGCCTGCTGGGCGTATCGAGCCTTGAAGAACTACAGCCGAGCCACGTCACTCAGCTGATGCGGCTCGTCCCGGTGTCGGACGCAGCGCGTTCCGCGGCCAAGGCTTAG
- a CDS encoding HAD-IIB family hydrolase, which produces MPSPRTPKLVAFDLDDTLAPSKSEIDPRIGELLVALAQRVDVAIISGGQLAQFRTQVVEKLPPSAEEVLSAFHLMPTCGTQYYRLEVSGITTVYAHTLSDDEKVRALAAVEEEARRLGLWESETWGDILEDRGSQITFSALGQRAPLEAKMAWDPTGSKKNALREAVAARIPDLEVRSGGSTSVDITHRGIDKAYGMTKLAEQTGIPLSDMLFVGDRLDPDGNDYPVLTLGVECHAVEGWEDTADYLDRLLPTLAPR; this is translated from the coding sequence ATGCCCTCCCCTCGCACGCCCAAACTTGTGGCATTCGATCTCGACGACACTCTCGCTCCTTCGAAAAGCGAAATCGACCCCCGCATCGGAGAGCTCCTTGTCGCTCTCGCGCAGCGCGTCGATGTCGCCATCATCTCCGGCGGGCAACTCGCACAGTTCCGCACGCAGGTCGTCGAAAAGCTGCCGCCTTCCGCCGAAGAAGTTCTCTCCGCTTTTCACCTCATGCCCACGTGCGGAACCCAGTATTACCGCCTCGAGGTTTCAGGGATCACGACCGTGTACGCACACACGCTGAGTGACGATGAAAAAGTACGCGCACTCGCGGCCGTCGAAGAAGAGGCACGTCGTCTCGGCCTTTGGGAAAGCGAAACCTGGGGCGACATCCTCGAGGACCGCGGGTCACAGATCACCTTCTCGGCCCTCGGCCAGCGCGCCCCGCTCGAGGCAAAGATGGCGTGGGACCCGACGGGCTCGAAGAAGAATGCTCTCCGCGAGGCCGTCGCTGCTCGTATCCCAGACCTGGAAGTACGCTCCGGCGGCTCCACCTCAGTAGACATCACACACCGAGGCATCGACAAAGCATACGGAATGACGAAGCTCGCCGAGCAAACCGGCATCCCGCTCAGCGACATGCTCTTCGTCGGCGACCGACTCGACCCTGACGGCAATGACTATCCGGTGCTAACGCTGGGCGTCGAATGTCACGCGGTCGAAGGGTGGGAAGACACCGCCGACTACCTCGACCGTCTTCTCCCCACCCTCGCTCCTCGCTAA
- the mqo gene encoding malate dehydrogenase (quinone) — MSATLGTFLSELQPDWKIVVHERLGDVGLESSNAWNNAGTGHAALCELNYMPPAADGSVDPAKAVSINEQFQLSRQFWSSLVDDGVLDEPSTFINSTPHMTFVTGEKDVAYLKKRYEALRTQPLFSGIEYSEDSRVINSWAPLLMQKRRKGEPFAATRVPAGTDVDFGAVTHQMFDNLRTRGVDVITNREVKNLKRLKDGTWRAKYRNVIGGTPGYINARFVFVGAGGWAIKLLQSSGIPEIKGYGVFPIGGQWLKTSKPELVAQHQAKVYSQASVGAPPMSVPHLDTRVVDGETSLLFGPFATFSPKFLKQGKVWDLVTQVRPHNIGPMLKVAVDNPGLIKYLVGELLKNHAKKVDSLRDFMPTARDEDWELLDAGQRAQVMKKDPQKGGVLQFGTEVVAAKDGSIAGLLGASPGASTAVSIMLELLRSCFPDRISGWEPRLRELIPSYGEKLNERPAEAAETLGATSATLQLSA, encoded by the coding sequence ATGAGTGCCACGCTGGGCACCTTCCTCTCTGAACTGCAGCCCGACTGGAAGATCGTTGTCCACGAGCGGTTGGGTGACGTGGGGCTTGAGAGCTCCAACGCCTGGAACAACGCTGGTACCGGCCACGCAGCGCTCTGCGAGCTCAATTACATGCCCCCGGCCGCTGACGGCTCGGTCGATCCCGCGAAAGCAGTGTCGATCAATGAGCAGTTCCAGTTGAGCCGGCAGTTCTGGTCGTCGCTCGTGGACGATGGAGTACTTGATGAACCATCGACGTTCATCAATTCGACCCCACACATGACTTTCGTCACGGGCGAGAAGGATGTCGCCTACCTCAAGAAGCGCTACGAGGCTCTCCGTACGCAGCCCTTGTTCTCCGGCATCGAATACAGCGAAGACTCTCGCGTCATCAATTCGTGGGCTCCGTTGTTGATGCAGAAGCGCCGCAAGGGGGAGCCGTTTGCGGCAACCCGTGTTCCTGCCGGAACTGATGTGGACTTCGGTGCCGTGACGCATCAAATGTTCGACAACCTGCGCACCCGCGGTGTCGACGTGATCACAAACCGCGAGGTGAAAAACCTCAAGCGGTTGAAAGATGGCACGTGGCGTGCCAAATACCGCAACGTCATCGGGGGCACACCCGGATACATTAACGCGCGGTTCGTCTTCGTTGGCGCTGGCGGCTGGGCTATCAAGCTGCTGCAGAGCTCCGGCATTCCCGAAATCAAGGGTTACGGCGTTTTCCCGATCGGTGGCCAGTGGCTGAAGACGAGCAAGCCCGAACTCGTCGCTCAGCATCAGGCGAAGGTTTATTCGCAGGCGTCGGTCGGTGCGCCACCGATGTCGGTCCCGCACCTCGACACGCGTGTAGTCGATGGCGAAACATCACTTCTCTTCGGTCCGTTCGCGACATTCAGCCCCAAGTTCTTGAAACAGGGAAAAGTGTGGGACCTCGTAACTCAGGTACGCCCCCATAACATCGGGCCGATGTTGAAGGTCGCCGTCGATAACCCGGGTCTTATCAAGTACCTCGTGGGAGAGCTACTCAAAAATCACGCGAAAAAGGTCGACAGTCTCCGTGACTTCATGCCGACCGCGCGAGATGAGGATTGGGAACTGCTCGACGCGGGGCAGCGCGCCCAGGTCATGAAGAAAGACCCCCAAAAGGGCGGTGTCTTGCAGTTCGGTACCGAGGTCGTGGCCGCCAAGGATGGCTCGATCGCAGGCCTTCTCGGTGCCTCCCCGGGAGCATCGACCGCGGTGTCGATCATGCTTGAGCTTTTGAGATCGTGCTTTCCTGACCGAATCTCGGGCTGGGAGCCACGCTTGCGTGAGCTCATTCCGAGCTACGGCGAAAAGCTCAATGAACGCCCGGCCGAGGCTGCGGAAACGCTAGGCGCCACGTCGGCAACTCTTCAGCTTTCAGCCTAG
- a CDS encoding DUF1295 domain-containing protein, translating into MTPLSFVLVVAAAVSFACWVLSLVTKDTSWVDRIWSIVPVAYVWIFASASLTAGADSARLLIMAALVTLWGARLTVNFARKGGYSGMEDYRWAILRARMKTWQFQLFNLFFIVLYQNALLVLIALPALVAWQNPAPLTWWDALWSLCFLGFLIGEYVADQQQWTFHKAKQSAGGALAPGFATGGLFKFSRHPNFFFEQAQWWAFYFLGATAATSLGWWGGVINWTIVGAALLTVLFIGSTIFTESISAGKYPEYADYQRTTSMLFPWPPRMMAQTASRPPDSVR; encoded by the coding sequence ATGACCCCTCTCTCGTTCGTGCTTGTGGTCGCGGCCGCCGTCAGCTTTGCGTGCTGGGTCCTCTCACTCGTGACGAAAGACACCTCCTGGGTAGACCGAATCTGGTCGATCGTCCCGGTCGCATATGTCTGGATCTTCGCGTCGGCAAGCCTTACAGCGGGCGCTGATTCGGCACGCCTTTTGATCATGGCCGCGCTCGTCACACTGTGGGGCGCCCGCCTCACCGTCAACTTCGCCCGGAAGGGTGGCTATTCGGGCATGGAGGACTATCGCTGGGCAATCCTCCGAGCGCGTATGAAGACCTGGCAGTTCCAGCTTTTCAACCTGTTCTTCATCGTGCTCTACCAAAATGCGCTTCTCGTGCTCATCGCCCTTCCCGCACTCGTTGCGTGGCAGAACCCCGCGCCCCTCACGTGGTGGGATGCCCTATGGTCGCTCTGTTTTCTTGGATTTCTGATCGGCGAATACGTCGCGGATCAGCAGCAGTGGACGTTCCACAAGGCCAAACAAAGCGCGGGAGGCGCCCTGGCGCCGGGCTTCGCGACCGGAGGACTTTTCAAGTTCAGTCGCCACCCCAACTTTTTCTTCGAGCAGGCGCAGTGGTGGGCGTTCTACTTTCTCGGCGCGACCGCCGCGACATCCTTGGGGTGGTGGGGCGGGGTCATTAATTGGACGATCGTAGGTGCCGCGCTCTTAACAGTGCTGTTTATCGGATCGACGATTTTCACCGAATCGATCTCGGCCGGCAAGTATCCGGAATATGCCGACTACCAGCGCACGACCTCGATGCTTTTTCCGTGGCCGCCGCGCATGATGGCTCAGACGGCGAGTCGCCCGCCCGATTCAGTCAGGTAG